ATTATTTAACACTGTTAGTATTTACCTGtgattaaattgaaaatgtgaTTCACTTACAATCTCATTTTATTAGGATGTGTGTCCTCTTCACCACCTATAATTATTATACCTTTTAACTTCACACTGCCAGTAAATCTATATACAAGAAAGAATACTACTCTAACTATGACGAATGTAAAGTTTATTATACACATTtctacataattgagccgcgccatgagaaaaccaacatagtggctttgcgaccatcatggatccagaccagcctgcgcatctgcgcagtctggtcaggatccatgctgttcgctaacagtttctctaattactataggctttgaaagcgaaacagcatggatcctgaccagactgcgcggatgcgcaggctggtctggatccatactggttgcaaacccactatgtttgttttctcatagcGTGGCTCATATAAAATCAACAAGCTAGACTTCTGTTCCTGGTCACTATAATTAAAGGTTATCAGtgttgagaaatatgcacaagcTCTGCAGTGGAAATATTTCATCTACACTTATTGttattatgtaaattttataaatttgttctttatctgagtaaaactgaaaattttattatcattattattataccagatttacataTATATGAACTTTTTAACACAACAACACACACCAAACTGAATTCATAATATGTATGACAGACAATATGCACAGGATATGTCAGTTTGAACATCTATAAGGGAAAACATTCATGTTTGAGGTTTCATTGTAACTTACCGGTAGTGGAGTTcaaaaatgagtatgtaataactagaactgtcacaggagtgactgatacccccaccatacggtcttgtcacagaagaatggcaaccataaggaatcttaaaaatactttggagtacttcatcctgggcttccacatataagaaatactagtataatactagtatagtaatactagtaaatatattaaatctctaatattagagatacactaaaagtgaatacaaaaaagtgtcttaccgacccatgttaccacggaaaaatgtttttactttttacataggacttataataaaaaagttagaaaaatacctaaaatattgaaaatctaaaaataagatttctaaaaatagactaattcctggaatttaaggggaagaaactcagtacaacggttaaaaaaaggttacttccctttggctctaagccaatcagaatgagatatagtgaaaatacatcaaaattaaccttaaattctaggtaaaaggggacacaattcaagaaaaatagtgtcagagttatgcaccttgtgtcatatgatgtgggtgatgaggtggaacatctattttaagtctgaatcaaatccattcagtagtaattgagatatagtgaaaatacatcaaaattaaccttaaattctaagtaaaaaggggcataattcatgaaaaattggtgtcagagttatgcaccttgtgtcatatgatgtgggtgatgaggtggaacatctattttaagtttaaatcaaatccattttgtaataattgagatatagtgaaaatacatcaaaatcaaccttaaatttaaagtaaaaggggacataattcataaaaaatttatgtcagagttaagcaccttatgtcacatcatctgggtgatgaggtggaacaactattttaagtttgaatcaaatccattaagtaataactgagatatagtgaaaatacaacaaaattaaccttaaattctaagtaaaaggggacataattcatgaaaacttggtgtcagagttatgcaccttgtgtcacatgatgtgggcacatgatgtgggtgatgaggtggaacatctattttaagtttgaatcaaatccattcagtagtaactgagataaagtgaaaatacatcaaaatcaaccttaaattctaagtaaaaaggggcataattcatacaaaaaaatggtgtcagagttatgcaccttatgtcacatgatgtgggtgatgaggtggaacatctattttaagtttgaatcaaatccatttagtaataactgagatatagtgaaaatacaacaaaattaaccttaaattctaagtaaaaggggacataattcatgaaaacttggtgtcaagagttatgcaccttgtgtcacatgatgtgggtgataaggtggaacatgtattttaagtttgaatcaaatccatttggtaataggttagagaccaccaattgttttcccatagacttacattgtaacattatggcgtgtacggccttccatacatcgaaacatgtatatcttattacaagtttttcaagaactatcttagttctaccaaaatatcggacgaaaaacatatgaatagtgatactttatttaagaaattttcgtttgaatgagatgaccccctgtttacatcactgacatggcgggagaaattcgtctgataaaactttttttcaatacacataaaatgtagcaaattttgtcaaaatgtataataaaatactgtaaatgcagtgaaaaaatatcaattttgaaaaaataatcacttcctgggtttgtttacatgactaaccaatcagaacgcacagacgttaccttattcccaggtatacacttacctcattcccagtaagttccctgtacttttttgaattggtggtctctgaccaataactgagataatagatttcgggacgggacgggacgggacgcgacaaaactgactcctatttacccccctcaaacatgtttggtgggggtataattacatttataaaagaaaactgaAGATTTTTTGCACAACAAACTAATGTTTCAATTTTCGGACAGTATTGCAGATGCACATTAATGTTTTTTCTATGGAAGATAAACTACAAAACCACTTTTTATAAGacaaattttccacaaaaaaagtCAACTTACGGAATATTAAATAACAACTCCTCATCACAATCACTCTCAACAAACTGGAAAAGATAAATGTGCACAACTATcggtataatatttttatatgctttttttttttgaaatgagatttaaatatatttttaactgtAATCTTTTCTCCCTTTGACCAACTTTAGACATACAACAAAGCAAATATTCTGAAGATGAAATTTATAGAGAATAATgtgttttctcattttttttttacctttcttACCTGTGTTGAAGTCACCAGTAGGCTAGGGAAAACTTTAATTAGAATACAATAAAGGTCTCCAGCCATTCAGTGAttgatttctttatatattaaagtggtactggtactgatgataaacccgaacagaaaatgaggttttttacctgtaacttttttatttctgcaaattgtaatcaatggttggtatcaaaataaagcttaacctttactgaaaactttacatgattcaaatttatatttagtaagcaaactcacacgaagtgaggccctgaaaggggtatgtaaaaaagGGACTGTTGAATGTTGACTGacgataaattcgaacactttgtcatttataaaatttttttggtattattatattgaaactttccccaaaaagctgcaacagtcattcctgatcaggtaatgaaaagttaccaaatgccaggccttcatgtttcgacagtgagcatgcgcaaaaaacaccctcttccccagtaattttggataaatattttttaaacaaatttacataagtcatttatttatacagaatatttaccaattttgtttttgtttacaccagttggtgttgtaagtggaaactttaagatggcgtgttcaattttataaataactgattgcaatcgaatatttccaaggtgttcgactttatcatctgtccgggtttatcatcagtaccagtactgaaTATCGGACTGGTTCACAATTGCaaacggtctttcacaattttcaaattgGGTCCACCGGACACATTCACAATTGGTGCGAAAACCTctaaaaatagtagaaaaacaaaaaaaaagctgcAAGTTTAAAGTTATTCATTAGAACATAAAAAAGCATTATTTCATGGCGGCTGCCATGTTTGCAATGCTGTATCACGCATGTGGGAAACACGATTACTATGATTAGAGTATGATGTAATTGGGTACCCAAGAGGGCAAAATTTTCTGCGACTCGTGAGATAGGGCTAAAATCTGGAAGGTGGATCGATTTGTCTATAGCTCAGTAAGAGTTGAAGAAGTTTGTTATCAACTTTTGCAAGGAAATCAAGATTTGTTATGTTCGTCACTCTATATTATCGACACTTGAACGTTACTTCATAGTGCATTTGGGTATGAAACGTTAATCCATAGTGCATTTAGGTACGAATCTGGTATGAATCATTTAAATGGTGTCCTCATATGTTTTGgaataaatatatgaatgtaAGTTTTAGATACCTATCTTTTCACACCAATATATTCACACTCAatcattaaacattttgattcacaaagtattaaaaaaattcaaaattaaggggaaaaatcacaattttgagaGAAACAAcactaattttcataatttttccgGTACCGGACCCCGGAATGAttcacaattttgagaaaaaaatcactgtCATTTAACTTTGTTCTGATACTAGGAAAGCATGATGTCAACAATGCTCATTGGAAATGACTCAACCAGACCACTgttgcaacaaaacaaaaagtaaccTTTTCTTTGTCCATTCGTTGATCCCAAGGTTTGAACACAAATTTGCCTGATCCATCCTCTGCTTCATTCAGACATTGAACCCTCTCTGTATCAATTTTTAGATACAGACTATAAGCAGCAGCTCTATCCTCATCAGTCACATGATCATGGTCATGACCTTCACATCCCCCATGACTGTGACCGTGACCCGACATGGCTTATCTGAAAGGATACTGTAAGGGAAAAATGGGAGCTAAGAACtccgacaaaaaaaaacaaataatacaaaataaaaaaaacaaacaggaaatTTATTTGGGGCCAAAGACCACAACACGCTTTAGAGGCTgagaaaaacaataatttaatacATCATTTGGTGCGTATGGTGGattatttctgccacgagatagctaggtagctatcacgataatttgtCAACTTCCCGggaaatatgtgcattttttctgaaaacatttaaggaatgaataatattttctagttatattttcattcatttcctGAAAAcgttttagcgcaaaatttcggGTATTAAAATGCTTGAAACTGCCACAAGTTGCTCGgtaactatcacgataatatttttaacttttcagcAAAGCTGTGCATCTTTCTGAAAACATTGTCgcaataattaattataatttattttttctggaCATGCCTCAAaatttatttccaggaaactttaagCTATATATTgcgataaacttttcagaaaaatgaaatttcgagataatttctgaaagtatagAGAAAGTtaatctagctaataaatggcagttgtgggcaTTTAGACAAAATGTAtcgagaaaaaaatgtaaattatcgccataataggagagatcgccctgacgtcacgcatcaacacctgtttatctgacggtgggcaaaacaaatatttttacatcgtttatgtatgggatcggaatttttaatttctaataactttttcgttcatttatggattttaaaaattcaaaaagctttgaaatgcttacgattttcatatttttatattcaaataacttttgaaaattaataaccgttttaaatggcatatgattttaatagcggcgtatcgatgctccaaacttttagaaaaaacactgtaagttaagcgttcataattaatcgaatttgtttcgaaataaaaattaaaagttatcaatagattgcttgttttatatcctttccattgataaaaaaattattgatatcatttatgatttaagaaagtttaagccgttagaaaaacatcaatgtttacaaaaaaacttgGACGCTCGGCGACAgcccacccggtctttgtcttatcagttctaaaaatagaatatacaacggatttgtatacaattACGATCTCTCCTATATTTCCAggattgagataatcttttcagaaaactttgttttaaataaagataattttttgaattatcgtgatagctacctagctatctcatggcagaaatatgccaccataggtgAGTAAGCATAAATCTCATCACAGTATTTAACTATTTTTCAAGACCAGTTACCTTTTCACAACTGAACATCCAGATTGTTAGTATCCGAATATGTattcattataaaatattgacaACACGCGATTTTTGGACAATGACACACTATGtcttatatcaaataaattaagatttataaaaatattattcatcAGGAATATTTTCATTATACTAATAAAAGAAAACCTTTGTAAAACtgtagattctttcagaaaaaatctgaagaaaataAACGGTGCAGGTAagggtatgactgaatagcgaaatctagtagatttcgcgaaatctaatcaaattagcgaaatctagacataaaatgtaaactaatgaatatttttaaaaatccttttaagcttttgttAAAAGTGTAAATCTACGTatgcatgccaattttcaagaaaaaatatttatatttagatctagggtggttttgaagcgaaaaacgtatacgggtctagatttcgcccgattctacatgcgcggaaatctcaagtgtcaggcaaaatcaagatataaaatctaaagtgataaattttctttctaaatctttttaggtttttattaagaatatatttataagtttgcatgtcaattttcaagaaaaaatatttatatataaggtggttttgaaacgaaaaacctatacgggtgatgatttcgccagagtttatatggacagaaatttcaagtggcaggcaaaatctagacataaaatttaaactaatgaatattttaaaaatcattttaagcttttattaaaaatataaatttacgtgtgcatgtcaattttcaagaaaaaatatttatatttagcgtTTTTTTGAAGCGAAAACGTATACTGGTCTAGattttcgcccgattctacatgtgcggaaatctcaagtgtcgggcaaaatcaagatataaaatctaaagtgatgaattttctttctaaatcttttaggtttttattaagatatatttataagtttgcatatcatttttcaagaaaaaatatttatatataaggtggttttgaaacgaaaaacgtatacgggtgatgatttcaCCAGAGTTTATATGCGCAGACATTTCAAGTggcaggcaaaatcaagacataaaattgaaagtgatggatattttttgaaaatcatttaaaggttttattcagaataaatagctacgtgtgcatgtctattttcaggaaaaaatatttatatttagtatgattaataacatataaTGATGTTGATTTCGCCCGGTTTTATATGCGCTGAAATCTCAACTGAATGGCAAAATCATACCTTAAAATTTTAAGGAATGagagttgtttaaaaaaaaatccttgtgagcttttattaggaatatatttctacgtgtccattttaagtttcaagaaataataataattagtgtGGCTTTGAAAAGAAAGCCTATGAATTTGCCTGATTCTATATGCGCAAAACTCTCAAGTGTCAGACAGAATCGAGACATGTATTCTTaggtaatgaatattttaaacctccttttgagcttttattcggaatgtatttctacctgtccaagtcaaatttaaagaaaaaatattaatatttagcatggttttgaaaagaaaatcctaTAAGAGTGTTCCTTTCATCCTATTCTGCGCGGAAAGCAAAATCAAATCGTTAATTataagtttgtattatttattatataattccacATTTTATGTCGAAAAATAGTATTGTTTTGTATAACGTATATGGGTGTATCTTGATGCATTATTccaatattaaatctaaattgggttttaaagttgctacttattttcataataatctgGTAATTTAATCAAATAAGGAAGGTATGATAATAATTGGACCGTGTTGCAGTGGGACAGTGTTACATGCAATGCACGCGGTGGCAATATACAACACAATACACAAAGCTTTTATCAGGAATATAAATATACGttagcatgtcaattttcaagaaaaaatattatatttctggtggttttgaagcgaaaaacacaattatacgggcctagatttcgcccgattctatatgcgcggaaatctcaagtgacaggtcaTAAAATTTAAGGAtggatatttttgaaaatccttctaagcttttatcaagaatatatttctatgtgcgcatgtcaattttcaggaaaaagtatttatatttagtatgattaataaacgaaaaacttttacggatgttgatttcgccagaatttATATGCGCTAAAATCTCAACTGAGAGGCAAAATCaactcttttaagttttaagggatgaaatttcagtcgtgtaatttaaatattattaaaaatatcgcaGTTATAGTCGTGACCGGTTTTAAAAGTCTATGAGTGTATAATCAGTACACTAATATTTAAACATCACTtggatttgaaattaagatttcaaCATGACGAAAATAATCCCAGATGTATCTAAATAATGCGATTGTGTTTTACGCTCATTCCAACAATTTTCACGGAACTGCAATCCGTTGATATACAGAGTCtataattttctacaaaaatttgatttctgtaagttaaatatttctaatCTTACCTCACAGAAGATACAACGGTCGTCACACTGGTCGGCACATACAGTTGATtagttaatcaaattaaatttaatccaaTTAGTTAAGCGGGGGGTAAACGATAATTTAATTAAAGGTGGTTTTCTCACACGTTTAAAGAGGTGCGAAATGCAGCAGGTAATCATTCGGTCAAAATTGTGCCGATTTATATCATCCGACAATTATTAGTTTATTATGTgacaaacagtaattatttagatttgcaatttatttttcattaaacacATTTTCCATATGAAAACGTCTTTCTAAGAATTAAATTGAAGTTAAATGTTTAGGATATGGCCCATTTTCTTAATGTCATTCATATATGCATTCTTTCTCCAATCATTGTTGAATACAATCTCTTTCAGGTATTAAAAAATTTAGATGATGATTGATAAATATGACACgt
The sequence above is a segment of the Mercenaria mercenaria strain notata chromosome 3, MADL_Memer_1, whole genome shotgun sequence genome. Coding sequences within it:
- the LOC123524700 gene encoding PITH domain-containing protein CG6153-like translates to MSGHGHSHGGCEGHDHDHVTDEDRAAAYSLYLKIDTERVQCLNEAEDGSGKFVFKPWDQRMDKEKFVESDCDEELLFNIPFTGSVKLKGIIIIGGEEDTHPNKMRLFKNRPNMTFDDTASKPDQEFELAPDHNGEIEYATKVTRFNQCECISLHFPSNFGGETSKVYYIGLKGDFTQAHRHEVTICTYESTPNVADHKTNLFDNVSHAIQ